The genome window TACTCGCTACTATTTTAACATGATCCACTCCAATCTCCCCTTCTTGGATGTCGAGTACGTACACAACTATTGGCCAAAATATCATCTATCCATCCGCTccatggctcctcctccatatgagGATCCATCGGATGCTTATCAATCGCACTCCTTGTAAATGGCATTAAGCGGCAACGCCAGGCTTCAGTTCGTGGGCGATCCTGAAAAAGCGAAAGCTTGAGTGAGGAAGCACTACATCTGACACATCATGATTGACTCGTATAATCGAGTCAACTTTCCACCATTTAACTTGGCTGACGAGTGGGTCAAACATGATCTGAACCCAGAAATCACAAAATCCATAACGGAGTTCGGCTCAGCCCGGCTCGAGCCCCGACCCACCCACGGCTCATTGATTGACTGATGTGTATCTGACACATAAAGAGACCTCAATCGACCCCCAGCATGCTTGTTCGAAGGCCGCCCTATGCTTCCTCGCGTCTTTATATTCCTCGATCCATCCATCACCTTCGTAGGAAAGGAAAGCGATTTTCCTGATCGTGATCGGCGGCCACCAACCATATTGATCGTCGTTGGCCaccttgctcctcctcctccgccgtctcACTAGGTGCGTCCGCCACTTATTTCATCCTCTCATCTCTGCTCTATGTGATGCCATCATTGATCTGAGAAAGGAATTCTCTCTGGTTCTCTCTTTTTCGTATCTGAAGGAGATCCGTTTCATTTTCTCCGCCCGGTTGTGACTAGGGTTAATAGCAGATGCATCATTCCTTATAATTTCTCCAGGATAAGCCTTCACGAGGTTTCCACAATAATCCAGAGCCTATTTTTTCGTTTCGTGTTTCTTGTCATCCCTTCTTCTCTCCTCCTTTTACATCCAAGATGACGCGACTCCTCGTGCTTGGAAGATCGGTTGGCTTTTTTTCCCCACCTGTTCTTCTCGATAAGGCAGTCGAGCTTCCCATCCCGATCCTTTCAAGTGCCTTTCGTTTATAGGTTCAGCCTTTTTTACATGTCTATCCTCTCAAGATTCTAGGGTCTTGTTCATTGCGCGTCTCTATACTGGAAATATTTCCTTCAACTGAAAACATGTTTGTTCCCTATTTTGATTGTTTTAATTTCTGATTTATTATCGGATTACTATTTCAATTTAATCCATTTAGAACTTTAATATTATTATTGCTCATGAGGTATGAACTTAATATGTGCTACGTCTTTCTACAATTTGATGGTCATCTCTGTCCAAACGAGTGAATGTGATTACGCTAGGTCTTTGGAGGTCGATAACCTTGTACttactaattatttttcttttgatattcttcatcttATGTTCCTTCTAATGACATTGTAAATCTGTTATACCTTACCTCTCGTGTATCAAAAGTTAATGCATGGTTCTTGCTTGTAAACAAAAGGTAGTACTTACATTGAGACTTGGAGCCCTGCATCTTGTTGTGATTAGAGGCCCGCATCATGTTGTTTCATATcaagttactttcagatgcatGATTGTCTAAAAGATTTCGGAACTCACTAATAATATGGATTACTATTTCCAATTTGATGGACCATTAAGTTCCCCTTCAGATATTGGTTGACCTGATAAAGTTTCTTCTTAGATTAAGAAACAAGATCATAGTATTCATAATATGAGCAGTGTTCTAGCTCCTATTTAATGGAACATGAAGAAGGCTTGTTTTAGATGACAGGAAATATTGGGGTTATTTGTTTAGACTTGATTTGTCTCGATCTTATTAAGACTTGGTTACAAATAGATAAATAGCTTAGTTTATGTGCTTTACAAAGACCAGCTACTTGAAGTTTTTACAGTTATGGAGTTTACAATCGTTACATCCCAAATGGACTTCCAACCCAAAATAACCAAAAGATGCCAAtaatctaaaatagtatcataaCATAACAAGATAATTGTATCTTGCAATCCAAAAGTAAAGTCTTTGGTATGGTGCACTAGTTTAAAAATAAAGACTTGTCATTTGTAAACATATCACAcaactttatttttttcttccatgTGGCCCTGAAAAGATTTAAACAACACATCTCAACATCCAAACAGCAAATAGAGAAGATACATATCGCACTCCCATCATAAGGAGTGGAGTCTCGGGATCAAAGGCATATTTTGAGACCATAACTGAACATATGTCAGTTTGAGTCAGTGAAAAAGAATGTGATCAATGGTaagtttaagaaaaatattagtttGTTTTTAATGATTTAggttttttgaattataaaaagCAAGACTTTTATATTGCTAGGGTTTCTTCCTGGACACAGAAGTCGATCATTACCTTTATAGATAGTTGCACTAGAACTATTTGATTGTATCTACTGTAGTGTTATCAAAGGCATAGGTGCTAAATTGAAAATGCCCGAGGCACTAGGTTTTCGCTCGAGCAAAGTGAGGTGCTCcccaatataaaaattatagaaaatataattaagaaaaaaatcaatcactaaaataaaatttagaCAAAAATATGAGtttcatatcatttcatattcAAATTGTCAccattaaaacatcaaatatattCATCTAACTATCTACAAAACATTAAATTACTAAATTATCTAAATCTAACAAAAAGATCACAAAATAAAAGAAGATTAACATCAAAATTATAGCAAAAATTAACGATTCAAAATTATAGAGGTTACAAATATAGTAATTAACACAATCCATAAACTATTATTTACAAGAATTGACTATTATAAACAAGAGTTAAAATAATTCTACAAGCGGATTCAGAATAGGAGGTCGGCTGAGGGTAGACGATAAAAGAGAGAGGGCTGATGCAGGGGAAGTCTAGGATATGAGCAAAGCAAGGGAGGAGGGCAGATAGGGGGTTCACAACAAGAAGGAACAATGAGGAGGGGTGGTTGCTACCAATGAAAGAGAGGAAGAAACATCGCAATGGAGCAGAGTCGCACAGGGTGGGGATTAAATTGCTTGCATAGTTGAACCCAATTGGGGTTCAACCTAGGTGCAACCACACTAGGGCATGCACCTGGGCTGCCTAACGCCCAGCCTAGGCACTCGCATAGGCGTCACCCAAGTGAAAACGCCCGCTTGGGGATGCATGTGAGGCGCTTGGACCTCGTCTCGCTTTGCCTCGCTTGAGCACCTAGGCAAGTGCCCCACGCCCAGTGATAACATTGATCTATTGAAAGGAAAAATAATCTTTTAGAAGTTTCTTGCGGACTTTCTTTTTTGGATGAATAGACCTAAAATCTATTGGGGGAAATCCATCTCGATGCCACCTATTTGTCAAACAAAATGCTTTGAAGGATTCTTGATTTCAAGTCTCCTATGGAAAAATTAAGTGAGCACTTTCCAAACTACCACCAAGGGTATCCTATGTTCATATTCATAGTCACCTGAGGGAAAAACATGATCCTAGAGCTATTAAATATGTCTTCTTAGGGTATTCTTTCACATAAAAAGGCTATAAATGCTATCACCTAATCACCAAGAAAGAATACATTTCTAGGGATGTGACCTTTGTGGAAAATCAATCCTTTTTTTGGTGACAGTAACATAATGAAGAAGGTAGGTGGTAGGAACCTATTCAAAATCTATGCTTACCAAATCCATTAGAAACCCATCCTAATTATAGTCCTTCAACTACTCAATTTGCCtcagatttttaattttatactCCTTATCTCCCCACTCTACCTCTCTTTTCAAATGACACCTCACTCTCTTATGTCTCCTGCAAAAAAGCCTTTGATTCTCTTTGCATATATTAGAAAAAAGCAGCCAGCTAACAATTCAATTGCTCTATTTATTGACCCCAAGGTTGGTAATGGAAAAGGTAACCAAATTATACGTCATAACAATAACATTGTCAATGATCTTGATTTACCCATTGCTCTTAGAAAAGGGATAAGAACTTGTATTCTTCACCCTATTTCACAGTTTCCCCTTATTGAAACGCTCACAATTGTATAGAGCACTTACAACGAGGCTGGCATACCAAGAATATCCATTTATTATCCATGAGACATTGAGTAAAAGAATCTTGGAAACAAGCTATTAAGGAAGAAATACAAGCATTGGAGAAGAACCAAGCATGGACTTGTAGACTTAGCAAAGGGGAAGAAAACCATGGGGTGTAAATGGCTTTATACAATCAAGTACAAAGCTGATGGAAACTTGGAGAGCTACAAAGCAAAGTTTGTTGCTAAGGGGTATACTCAGACTTATGATCTAGAATAAATACCTTTGCTTTGTAGCAAAATTGAATACCATTGAATAACTGTTGTTCCTAGCTGTGACCTTGAGAAGACCTTTACTACAGTCTGATGTTAAGGATCGTGGGAAAATTGATTTATCTTTCACACACAAGGACAAACCTTTGAAATCTCACCTAGATGCAGCATACAAATTCGTAAGATGCCTCAAGGCTGCACCTGGTGAAGGGATTATGTTTTAGTAACAAGGAAGAACTTTTGAGTAGAAGCCTGTATAGACTCAGATTGGGCTAGTTCTCTTAAAGATAGAAAATCAACTTTCGGTTACTGCACATGTCTAGCCGAAAATCTAGTCACTTGGAGCAGCAAAAAAAGTTAACAGTGGCCTGATCAAGAGTAAAAGCTGAATTTAGGGCCATGACATTAggaatttgtgaactaatttggcTAAAGACAATATTTATAAACTTGAAGACAGAATAAGTAATCCTAGATGTTGTAGAGTGGCAACAAAACTACTGTAAATATTGTCCACAGTCTAGTTCATCTGAATATTATCCACGATCTAGTTCACCTAAATATTGTCCATGATCTTGTTCACCAAGATAGAACCAAACTTGTTAAAATAGACCAATATTTTGTTAGAGAGAGTTGGATAGTGGACAAATTTGCACATCTTATATTTCAGCCACAAAATAGTTAGTCAATGCTTTGACGAAAGCTTTACCAGGTCATGTTCCATAAATTACTTGTGGATTGCCAAACATATTTGCAACTGCTTGAGGGGGCGTGTTTGAGAATCACACAACATGGAAGCTGTAAATGTAATCCTTGAATATGGAAGCTATATTCCTATCCTTATGGAAATTGTATTCTTAGAACATGGGCTCAATATTCTCAGAATATGGAAGCTATATTTCTATATAGGCTGTATTTTTAATTAGAATATAGTTTTATTCCTATATAATTAGATTCCTAAATAGTTGTATTCCTAATTTACGTAGGATAGTTTTAGGATTTACATGTATAGTTGTATTCCTGATATATTAGGACTGTAATAGGACAATTGTATTTGACTTTTTTGGGATTTAGATCCTCTATAAatttacaagctcattcatgaagtAACGAATGAAAGCACTCATTCTACAATTttgttgtttatttttctatcttACTGCAGAGCAATGATAAAGCTTTTTAAACTTAAGGACCAAAAGCGGCAGGATGCAGCAAATTCCAGTGGAAATGCTCCTGCCAAGAAGCAAAGTGCTGGAGAATTGCGTCTTCACAAAGGTTTGTCTAACTTGGAGTAGGATTCTAAGTTATTTCAACTAATGCTTCATCACTATTTTCAAACATTGTATTGTTTATTACAAGGATCTTATAATGCCAAAGTAGTTGGCATGGCAAGAATTTAGCTATTTGCAGTGAACATAGATAATTTTTTACCTGACTAAGAATTTAGGTCACTTTCTGATTGTGATTTAGGCATCTGTACTTCAAGTATGAATTGGATTACCCTTAAACCAGTCGGTCCATTGGACTGCAACTTTTATCTGGTTcttgccaaggatatcaaagattttatttttctCCATGATTCTCTGAAGTGTATAGAAGTTTAACTGGATCATAACCTGTTGTCTCGCCCCTCttcttctccccttctcttctcttctttgtaACCAACAACCAACATTGTTGCCACCCTCTTCTGCCTACTGCTTCTCTCCctgtcctcctccctcttcctcgtTTCTCTCTTTGCAGCCAACAATAGCTGCTGCTGGCGTTGCCTTGCTGCTGCCTTCTCCTTGCTTTtccctcttctctcttctccctcCTTTCCACTATCTCTGCAGCCAACACTTGGTAATCATGTTGCATATGCCATTTGATACAAAACTCATGTTTTGATTGAAGTTCTTCTTATAATGATTATCTTTAtccttaaatatattttataatttttgtaaGATATGTGCTTTATTTTACTCAGGCGAGTGCCTTGGGCAATATAGAATATTGATGCCTTATAGCATCTACTGCTTTTGAATTTTGATAACATTGGGATTACTAGAAACACATCTTTACATGTCGAAGTGATTTTAGCATGTTTTCCTTTGGTAAAATGTTAAAAATTCAACAATTCTTTAATACCTTTATTTAATGCACTGCAAACAATCTATTtgtagctttctccactctcattcaGCGATGTTCCTAGACATATCTTTTGTTTGGTAATATCAATTAGAGGTATATAGTGTGTGGGTGCTACTGTGTCTCATCTAATAAGTTGTTTCATAGCAAATGTAAAGCTCTGCTTTTAAAGCAACTCTTGATTAACCTAACACTGATAACCTAACATATGGTAGTACTTTTTTGTTTTGCAAgactttgtttttctttcttgtcTATGAATGCCACATGTTGATGGATTGCAGTCTCTTGTTAAGAGATCAGATAGATTATGTTGGATTCTTTACATTTGGAACAGTTTAGTTATGTTGCCTAACAACTTTTTGatctctttgatctgaaatttcctGTCTTTTAAAAAGATTGCAGGCTTTTACTTAATTGTTATTATTTTTACTTTTCAGATATTAGTGAACTCAATCTGCCTAAAAGCACTATCATATCATTTCCAAATGGCGAGGATGATCTGATGAACTTTGAGATCAGCATCAGACCTGATGAAGGATACTATCAGTAAGTAATGTCTGCCAATAATGTTTTGCTCTTTGATATGCTTACATAAACTGTTCCAGCAGTCAAGAAGTCACCTTATATTGGAGGTTAATACTTAAAATGTTGTTTTGTGTTAACTTATGAACATCCAGAAGTTTATTTACTTTGAATATgatttattctctctctctcgtagTTTCTTCTGTGTTACAGTAATTAGTCTTGTTCCTGTGAAGAATTTGTCTGCTACTTATGATACTTAAAGTTGTCCTAAATACTGTTAAGCACCCACTTCTCTTCCTAttggtttcttcttttctttttaatattattttattcttatagTGATTTCTGTATGTCATGTTTAACTATAATATTCTAATTGATTTTTTAGGGGGGGTAGATTTGTTTTCACCTTCCAAGTATCTCCTTCTTATCCTCATGAGCCACCAAAGGTTAAGTGCAAGACAAAGGTAAAAGTTTCATTTATGGCAGTAGTCAGTTTATCTTGCCATTTTGATTGCATaagatttataattattttttactccAGGTTTACCATCCTAATATTGACTTGGAGGGAAATGTCTGCCTGAACATTCTGCGTGAAGATTGGAAGCCTGTGCTTAACATTAATACTGTTATCTATGGCTTGATTCTTCTTTTCATGGTATTCCTAGTTCAGATTGGTGCTACTTTCTTATTGTCCTTATATACATAAAATTATTATAGGTTTGGTCATGTAGAGTTAATTTCatatttaaatttatcattttttattatgattTGTATAGTTGTTAATTTGCTAATATAATAGGACAATGAAAGAATATTTTGGCATCAAAAGATCAAATTATAAGAGACATTGTTTGCCATTAGATTGGACACTACCAGTGTCATAGTCCAATATCATTGAACCTAtagatatatacatttatatattgttttgaaatttttgatttgaaactaaaaTTATATAAAGGTGCTGTAACTAAAATTATATAAACTGTCGTTTCATTGTTTCATCTGCTGATCTTTGAACAGTGTGGGGATAACTACATGTTCTTTGTCCACTTGTTATCATAGCTTCTCCTGTTGCTATGTTAAAAGTTTGTTTTTGTCTTATGTCATTTAACATTACGTGTTTTGATGATCATTAGCTTAAATCCAAGTGGCTCTTATTCAGAAATTTTCAATTTGCCATGAACATAAGTAACAATCCAAGTGGTTCTAAATGTTTTATCTTTTAGCACTTTTAATAATGTTTTTTTTACTTGAATAGCTTTTTTGCTGGATGCATAATTTGAAAGAAATTTGTTTCAATGTATATCTTATAGCATATAACTAGTAACTGTCGTAATTGGCTGTTATTGTTTTTGGACAGCAACCAAATGACGAGGACCCATTAAACCTTGATGCAGCTGCAGTTCTACGTGACAACCCCAGGTTTTTTGCGTCAAATGTACGAAGGGCAATGGCTGGAGGGTATGTGGGTGAAGTCCACTTCCCCAGGTGCATATGACAACGCTATTAAATCAGAGCTTCAAATGCATGGTAGAGAATGCAATAGATATAGATTGGAAACCATGCGCTTGTCTAAAAGAATTGTTACTTGTGCTGCTATAGAACCGTGTAACTCTGTTGATATTTGTGTTTGTTTCATCTGTGTGATGTAAATTGGTGAATTGGGCATGACGTGTCCATGGCCATGCTTAAGAGTATATCATTCGGGACTAAACCAACCATGAGACTTGGGAAACACGGAAGACAAAAACAAAGTTGACTGGCGCGTAGTGATGGATCGGTACGACGATGTTGACTTCCCCCTCCATTCTTAGCTCTTTTTGTCAGAGACGCCAAtagaaaactattgtgatgcaatagTTTAATTCATTCAACGCTGCTCGTTCACCTAACACAAATCTATGGAAGTTTCCAAAGAAGGGGTCAACTTAATGACTCAGAAGAGAAGAGGTGTTCCGTTCTTAATGACTCACCGGCCATCTATTATTGTACACGTTAAAGGATGTTGCCGACATGGTGGATACGAAAATCAAACCATCATTAATGTGGCATCAATGATAATGATagaaacatattaaaaaaaaaaaaaggcgaaATTTTGATGTTTTGGTTTCCC of Musa acuminata AAA Group cultivar baxijiao chromosome BXJ2-3, Cavendish_Baxijiao_AAA, whole genome shotgun sequence contains these proteins:
- the LOC103978192 gene encoding NEDD8-conjugating enzyme Ubc12, with the protein product MIKLFKLKDQKRQDAANSSGNAPAKKQSAGELRLHKDISELNLPKSTIISFPNGEDDLMNFEISIRPDEGYYQGGRFVFTFQVSPSYPHEPPKVKCKTKVYHPNIDLEGNVCLNILREDWKPVLNINTVIYGLILLFMQPNDEDPLNLDAAAVLRDNPRFFASNVRRAMAGGYVGEVHFPRCI